The following proteins come from a genomic window of Streptococcus pneumoniae:
- a CDS encoding nucleobase:cation symporter-2 family protein, which translates to MQTQEKHSQAAVLGLQHLLAMYSGSILVPIMIATALGYSAEQLTYLISTDIFMCGVATFLQLQLNKYFGIGLPVVLGVAFQSVAPLIMIGQSHGSGAMFGALIASGIYVVLVSGIFSKVANLFPSIVTGSVITTIGLTLIPVAIGNMGNNVPEPTGQSLLLSAITVLIILLINIFTKGFIKSISILIGLVVGTAIAATMGLVDFSPVAVAPLVHVPTPLYFGMPTFEISSIVMMCIIATVSMVESTGVYLALSDITKDPIDSTRLRNGYRAEGLAVLLGGIFNTFPYTGFSQNVGLVKLSGIKKRLPIYYAAGFLVLLGLLPKFGALAQIIPSSVLGGAMLVMFGFVSIQGMQILARVDFANNEHNFLIAAVSIAAGVGLNNSNLFVSMPTAFQMFFSNGIVVASLLAIVLNAVLNHKKK; encoded by the coding sequence ATGCAAACTCAAGAAAAACACTCGCAAGCAGCCGTTCTTGGCTTGCAGCACTTACTAGCCATGTACTCAGGATCTATCCTGGTTCCCATCATGATTGCGACAGCCCTTGGCTATTCAGCTGAGCAGTTGACCTACCTGATTTCTACAGATATCTTCATGTGTGGGGTGGCAACCTTCCTCCAACTCCAACTCAACAAATACTTTGGGATTGGACTCCCAGTCGTTCTTGGAGTTGCATTCCAGTCGGTCGCTCCCTTGATTATGATTGGGCAAAGCCATGGTAGTGGCGCTATGTTTGGTGCCCTTATCGCATCTGGGATTTACGTGGTTCTTGTTTCAGGCATCTTCTCAAAAGTGGCCAATCTCTTCCCCTCTATCGTAACAGGATCTGTTATTACCACGATTGGTTTAACCTTGATCCCTGTCGCTATTGGAAATATGGGAAATAACGTTCCAGAGCCAACTGGTCAAAGTCTCTTGCTTTCAGCTATTACTGTTCTGATTATCCTCTTGATCAACATCTTTACCAAAGGATTTATCAAGTCTATCTCTATTTTGATTGGTCTGGTTGTTGGAACTGCCATTGCTGCTACTATGGGCTTGGTGGACTTCTCTCCTGTTGCGGTAGCTCCACTTGTCCATGTCCCAACTCCACTCTACTTTGGGATGCCAACCTTTGAAATCTCATCTATTGTCATGATGTGTATCATCGCAACGGTGTCTATGGTTGAGTCAACTGGTGTTTATCTAGCCTTGTCTGATATCACAAAAGATCCAATCGACAGCACGCGCCTTCGCAACGGTTACCGCGCAGAAGGTTTGGCCGTACTTCTCGGAGGAATCTTTAACACCTTCCCTTACACCGGATTTTCACAAAACGTTGGTTTGGTTAAATTGTCAGGCATCAAAAAACGCCTGCCAATCTACTACGCAGCTGGTTTCCTGGTTCTCCTTGGACTGCTTCCTAAGTTTGGTGCCCTTGCCCAAATCATTCCAAGCTCCGTCCTCGGCGGTGCCATGCTGGTGATGTTTGGTTTTGTATCTATTCAAGGGATGCAAATCCTAGCCCGAGTTGACTTTGCTAACAATGAACACAACTTCCTTATCGCAGCTGTTTCAATCGCTGCAGGTGTCGGTCTCAACAACAGTAATCTCTTTGTCAGCATGCCGACAGCCTTCCAAATGTTCTTCTCAAACGGAATCGTCGTAGCCAGCCTACTCGCCATTGTCCTCAATGCCGTATTAAATCATAAAAAGAAATAA
- a CDS encoding xanthine phosphoribosyltransferase: MKLLEERILKDGHILGDNILKVDSFLTHQVDFSLMREIGKVFAEKFAAAGITKVVTIEASGIAPAVFTAEALNVPMIFAKKAKNITMNEGILTAQVYSFTKQVTSTVSIAGKFLSPEDKVLIIDDFLANGQAAKGLIQIIEQAGATVQAIGIVIEKSFQDGRDLLEKAGYPVLSLARLDRFENGQVVFKEADL, encoded by the coding sequence ATGAAATTATTAGAAGAGCGCATCCTCAAGGATGGGCATATCTTGGGTGATAACATCCTCAAGGTAGATTCCTTTTTAACCCACCAAGTTGACTTTAGCTTGATGCGAGAGATTGGTAAGGTTTTTGCGGAAAAATTTGCTGCTGCCGGCATTACCAAGGTCGTAACCATTGAAGCGTCGGGTATTGCCCCAGCCGTTTTTACAGCTGAAGCCTTAAACGTTCCCATGATTTTCGCCAAAAAAGCTAAGAACATCACCATGAACGAAGGCATCTTAACTGCTCAAGTCTACTCCTTTACCAAGCAGGTGACCAGCACCGTTTCTATCGCTGGAAAATTCCTCTCACCAGAGGACAAGGTTTTGATTATCGACGATTTCCTTGCTAATGGCCAAGCTGCTAAAGGCTTGATTCAAATCATCGAACAGGCCGGTGCCACAGTCCAAGCTATCGGTATCGTGATTGAGAAATCCTTCCAAGATGGCCGTGATTTGCTTGAAAAAGCAGGCTACCCTGTCCTATCACTTGCTCGTTTGGATCGTTTTGAAAATGGTCAGGTCGTATTTAAGGAGGCAGATCTCTAA
- a CDS encoding type II restriction endonuclease — MKQTRNFDEWLSTMTDTVADWTYYTDFPKVYKNVSSIKVALNIMNSLIGSKNIQEDFLDLYQNYPEILKVVPLLIAKRLRDTIIVKDPIKDFYFDFSKRNYSIEEYTMFLEKSGIFDLLQNHLVSNLVDYVTGVEVGMDTNGRKNRTGDAMENIVQSYLEAEGYILGENLFKEIEQNEIEEIFSVDLSAITNDGNTVKRFDFVIKNEQVLYLIEVNFYSGSGSKLNETARSYKMIAEEIKAIPNVEFMWITDGQGWYKAKNNLRETFDILPFLYNINDLEHNILKNLK, encoded by the coding sequence ATGAAACAAACTAGAAATTTTGATGAGTGGTTGTCAACGATGACCGACACAGTAGCTGACTGGACTTATTATACAGATTTTCCCAAGGTTTATAAAAATGTATCTAGTATAAAAGTTGCTCTAAATATTATGAATAGTCTTATTGGTAGTAAAAATATACAAGAGGATTTTTTAGACTTATATCAAAATTATCCAGAAATTTTGAAAGTTGTGCCTCTACTTATTGCTAAACGTTTGAGAGATACGATTATTGTTAAGGATCCGATAAAAGATTTCTATTTTGATTTTAGTAAACGAAACTATAGTATTGAAGAATATACTATGTTTTTGGAAAAATCAGGTATATTTGATTTATTGCAAAATCATTTAGTATCAAATTTAGTTGACTACGTTACAGGTGTTGAGGTTGGTATGGATACTAATGGGCGCAAAAATCGGACTGGAGATGCGATGGAAAATATTGTTCAAAGTTATCTTGAAGCTGAAGGGTATATTTTAGGAGAGAATTTATTTAAAGAGATTGAACAAAATGAAATAGAGGAAATTTTTTCTGTCGATTTATCTGCTATTACGAATGATGGGAATACTGTGAAACGTTTTGATTTTGTCATAAAAAATGAACAAGTGCTTTATCTGATTGAGGTTAATTTTTATTCAGGAAGTGGTTCAAAATTAAATGAGACGGCTAGATCTTACAAAATGATTGCTGAAGAAATTAAAGCTATTCCTAATGTTGAGTTTATGTGGATTACTGATGGACAAGGTTGGTATAAGGCTAAGAATAATTTACGAGAAACATTTGATATTTTACCATTCTTATATAATATTAACGATTTGGAACATAATATTTTAAAGAATTTGAAATAG
- a CDS encoding exodeoxyribonuclease III, whose translation MKLISWNIDSLNAALTSDSARAKLSQEVLQTLVAENADIIAIQETKLSAKGPTKKHVEILEELFPGYENTWRSSQEPARKGYAGTMFLYKKELTPTVTFPEIGAPSTMDLEGRIITLEFDAFFVTQVYTPNAGDGLKRLEERQVWDVKYAEYLAELDKEKPVLATGDYNVAHNEIDLANPASNRRSPGFTDEERAGFTNLLATGFTDTFRHVHGDVPERYTWWAQRSKTSKINNTGWRIDYWLTSNRIADKVTKSDMIDSGARQDHTPIVLEIDL comes from the coding sequence ATGAAACTTATCTCATGGAATATTGATTCCCTAAACGCTGCCCTAACTAGTGACTCAGCTCGTGCCAAATTGTCCCAAGAAGTCCTACAAACCTTGGTCGCTGAAAATGCTGATATCATTGCTATCCAAGAAACCAAGCTTTCTGCCAAAGGACCTACAAAGAAACACGTGGAAATTTTAGAAGAACTCTTCCCAGGCTACGAAAACACGTGGCGCTCTTCCCAAGAGCCTGCCCGTAAAGGCTATGCTGGAACCATGTTCCTTTATAAGAAAGAACTTACACCCACTGTCACTTTCCCAGAAATCGGTGCCCCTTCTACCATGGACTTGGAAGGCCGCATCATCACTCTAGAATTTGATGCATTTTTCGTGACCCAAGTTTACACACCAAATGCTGGCGATGGTCTTAAACGCTTGGAAGAACGCCAAGTCTGGGATGTCAAATATGCGGAGTATTTGGCTGAACTAGACAAAGAAAAACCAGTCCTTGCGACCGGTGACTACAACGTAGCCCACAATGAAATCGACCTTGCAAATCCTGCTAGCAACCGCCGTTCACCTGGATTTACTGACGAGGAACGTGCTGGATTTACCAACCTATTGGCAACTGGATTTACTGATACCTTCCGCCATGTTCATGGCGATGTTCCTGAACGCTACACTTGGTGGGCACAACGCAGCAAAACTTCTAAAATCAACAATACAGGCTGGAGAATCGACTACTGGCTCACAAGTAACCGTATCGCTGACAAGGTCACTAAATCTGATATGATTGACTCAGGTGCTCGCCAAGACCATACACCGATTGTCTTGGAAATTGACTTGTAA
- a CDS encoding DUF421 domain-containing protein, with protein sequence MSASDVALKLRSQGIFQMKQVKRAVQEQNGQLIVVQMGDENPKYPVVTDGVIQVDVLESIGRSEEWLLDNLSKQGHDNVANIFIAEYDKGAVTVVTYE encoded by the coding sequence TTGTCTGCATCGGATGTAGCCCTCAAACTTCGTAGCCAAGGGATTTTCCAGATGAAGCAAGTCAAACGAGCTGTGCAAGAGCAAAATGGGCAACTCATCGTTGTGCAAATGGGAGATGAAAATCCTAAGTATCCAGTTGTGACTGACGGTGTGATTCAAGTAGACGTCTTGGAATCGATTGGTCGTAGCGAAGAGTGGTTGCTTGATAACCTCAGCAAACAAGGGCATGACAATGTAGCCAATATCTTTATTGCTGAATATGACAAGGGTGCTGTTACAGTCGTAACTTATGAATAA
- a CDS encoding VOC family protein, which yields MLEEGTKDQLAELTYPFGRGVNLSFGIKDVPKLYQKVMEANYPIYRPLTKRKFRVSDPYIYPHKFAVLDPDGYFLRFSE from the coding sequence ATGTTAGAGGAGGGAACAAAGGATCAACTAGCTGAACTGACCTACCCCTTTGGTCGTGGAGTCAATCTCTCCTTTGGCATAAAGGATGTTCCAAAACTCTATCAAAAAGTGATGGAGGCAAACTATCCTATTTATCGTCCCTTGACCAAAAGAAAGTTTCGTGTCAGTGATCCCTATATCTATCCTCATAAATTTGCAGTTTTGGATCCAGATGGCTATTTTTTAAGATTTAGCGAGTAG
- a CDS encoding VOC family protein, with translation MDYNAVIPEFLVSNIEQSRSFYCGLLGFRIEYQRPEENFLFLLKSVN, from the coding sequence ATGGACTACAATGCGGTCATTCCCGAGTTTCTTGTATCGAATATCGAACAGTCCCGGTCCTTCTACTGTGGTTTACTGGGTTTTAGGATTGAATACCAACGTCCAGAAGAAAACTTTCTCTTTCTCTTGAAGAGTGTCAACTAA